The following proteins are co-located in the Gossypium hirsutum isolate 1008001.06 chromosome A02, Gossypium_hirsutum_v2.1, whole genome shotgun sequence genome:
- the LOC107957061 gene encoding probable glutathione S-transferase, which translates to MAVVKLFGAWFSPYAYRVIWALKLKGIPYEYIEEDLRNKSPLLLQYNPIHKKVPVLVHDGKPICESTVILQYIDEIWPQNPLLPADPYDRAAALFWIKFADDKGYLMSKLYQTDREEQQAAVKEWLEMLEVMEEHALIGGKKFFGGEEINMVDMAFSFVAYWLGVIEDVVRLEIFEPHKFPLVSLWIQNFKSIPVIKENLPDADKMFALLKHGREMMLASKSN; encoded by the exons ATGGCGGTCGTGAAATTGTTCGGAGCTTGGTTTAGTCCGTACGCTTACAGAGTAATTTGGGCTCTGAAACTCAAAGGCATACCTTACGAATATATTGAAGAGGATCTCCGCAACAAGAGTCCTTTGCTTCTTCAATATAATCCAATTCATAAGAAAGTCCCGGTGCTCGTTCATGACGGAAAACCGATCTGTGAATCCACCGTCATCCTTCAATATATCGATGAAATTTGGCCGCAGAATCCCTTGCTGCCGGCTGATCCCTATGACAGAGCCGCTGCTCTGTTTTGGATCAAATTTGCAGATGACAAG GGTTATTTAATGTCAAAGCTTTACCAAACCGACCGCGAAGAACAGCAGGCGGCAGTGAAGGAGTGGTTGGAAATGTTGGAAGTCATGGAAGAACATGCGTTGATCGGAGGGAAAAAATTCTTCGGCGGAGAAGAGATAAACATGGTGGACATGGCATTTTCCTTTGTTGCTTACTGGCTTGGGGTTATCGAAGACGTAGTAAGGCTTGAAATCTTTGAGCCACACAAGTTCCCTCTAGTGAGCTTGTGGatccaaaattttaaatcaatccCTGTAATCAAAGAAAACTTGCCTGATGCTGATAAGATGTTTGCTTTATTGAAGCATGGTAGAGAGATGATGTTGGCATCAAAATCGAATTAG